Proteins encoded in a region of the Pangasianodon hypophthalmus isolate fPanHyp1 chromosome 21, fPanHyp1.pri, whole genome shotgun sequence genome:
- the LOC113524969 gene encoding tissue factor — translation MRRISVCHFLLLFFSSVSGSAPLPRAQNLTWKSFNFKTILTWSSDSDHTHTVEFSRVGRERRRNPHCIRISHPECDLTDDLTDLKAAYTADVVTELMTFDPMELPLTQSKRFSPYNDTVIGAPQFSVKLDENDTIVLHIADQQTALYRDGRHLTLRDVFKHNLKYSIMYNKAGSTGRKQTVVSDSEVVMRDLERGPSYCFRVSVFIASRRANRKLAKWTLPKCSPALTFDLFKEFDPVLVIAGLLVIVTLLILVTVAVVCCCRRRGREKQEEEIHVVKEV, via the exons ATGAGGCGGATTTCAGTGTGTCACTTTCTCCTGCTCTTCTTCAGCTCAGTGTCcg GTAGCGCTCCTCTGCCCCGAGCTCAGAACCTGACCTGGAAATCATTTAACTTTAAAACCATCCTGACCTGGAGCTCTGActctgaccacacacacaccgtcgAGTTCTCCCG ggtgggcagagagagacggaggaaTCCTCACTGCATCCGAATCTCTCACCCGGAGTGTGACCTCACAGACGACCTCACTGACCTTAAAGCTGCCTACACTGCAGACGTAGTGACTGAGCTCATGACTTTTGACCCCATGGAGCTCCCGCTTACTCAGTCTAAACGATTCTCCCCTTATAacgaca ctgtAATCGGAGCTCCACAGTTCAGTGTAAAGTTGGATGAGAACGATACGATCGTGCTGCACATCGCTGACCAGCAGACGGCGCTGTACAGAGACGGACGCCACCTCACGCTCCGAGACGTCTTTAAACACAACCTCAAATACAGCATCATGTACAACAAAGCAGGAAGCACAGGGAGG aagcAGACTGTGGTGTCGGACAGCGAGGTGGTGATGAGGGACTTGGAGCGAGGACCCAGTTACTGTTTCAGAGTTTCCGTGTTCATCGCGTCTCGCAGAGCAAACAGGAAACTGGCCAAGTGGACTTTACCCAAGTGTTCACCTgcactgacctttgacctcttcAAAG AGTTTGACCCGGTGCTGGTCATCGCTGGACTCCTCGTCATTGTGACGCTTCTCATCCTGGTAACTGTTGCGGTTGTTTGCTGCTGCAGacggagaggaagagaaaagcagGAGGAGGAGATTCACGTCGTTAAAGAGGTTTAG